The genomic interval GCCGCCGATCCCTTCGCGCAACACGGCGTGGCGCGCTACGAAGTCACCGAGTTCAAGGCCACGCGGCTCGCGCCCGGGCTGAATCTGCCGCGCCCCGAATCGGCATGATGGTGGGCATCGAGGCTGGTATCTCGCGTCGCATCGATCGATGCGACGGGCGCATCACTGGCCGGTCGTGGCCATGCCCGACCAGACGATTTCCAGCTCCACGGCAATCGAGCGCGCGAGCCCGTCGAGGCCCGGAAACAGCGACGCATTCGTGATGTTCATACGATAAAGCCACTTCATCGCGTCCATGCGAATGCGCGCGGGCAGCACGATCTTGTGCAGCAGTTCCTCGTTGCTCTCGTAGCCGTCGAGAATCGCGCCGAGCGGCTTGTCGATCACGCCCGGCACCACGAACGTGCCCGACTGCGCGACAAGCCGGTCGTCCATTTCGGTCGGTTCGCCGGACCAGAGAATTTCGTTGGTATTGCTAAAGAAGTAATGCTCGAAGTTGTCGCGCACGCGCGGGTCGATCACGTCGCGCGTGAGCGAGGGATTCACGCGCGGCAGCGCGCGGCTGTTCCAGAGCGCGGGCGTGTTCAACGCATACACGGCGGCGTCGCCGGTCGCGCGTTCCAGCGCGAAAAATGCCGCAACGAAGGGACTTTTCGTGAAATCGAGCAGGCGCGTGGGCGCGCCGTGATGCTGCATCAGCGCGAGACAACGCAGGTCGTCCGCGAGCATGTCGGGGTGCGCGAGAAAGTTGTGCGCCTTGCGGCGAAACACGCGTATCGCGCGTTCCTCGCGCGCGCGCCACTGGAGCCGGTCCCCCACATAGTCGCGCATATAACGCGTGAGCGAACTCTCCAGATGCCACTGCGCGTTTTGCTGACCGCGAAACGCCCAGCCGTCGAGGCGCGTCGTGAGGTCCATGAATTGTTGCCAGTCGGATAGTGCCGTGGTCTGCATCGTGGGTCCGTTGCATGAGCGTTGTTATCTGGCGCGCATACCGCAATCGTGCGGCACGCGCGCTGTTTCGAACACGCTAACACATCGGCGATGACAGCTCCGCGAAGCAAAAAATTCCCGGCCAGGCTAGCCTTTCGTGGCGCCGAACGTGAGACCTGCCACGAAATGCTTCTGCATTGCGAAGAACATCGCCACGGAAGGCAGGGCAGCAAGGATCGAACCCGCCGAGACGAGATTCCAGGCCGTGGTCCACTGACCCTTGAGCGCGGCCACGCCCACGGTGATCGGGGCGGCGTCGTCGCCTTGCGTGAGACAGAGCGCCCAGAAGTAATCGTTCCAGACGAACGTGAACACGAGGATGGCGAGCGCAGCGAGCGCCGGGCGGATCAGCGGCAGCACGATGCGCGCGAACACGGTCCACTCGTTCGCGCCTTCGATCCGCGCGGCCTCCACCAGTTCGAACGGCAGTTGTTTGATGAAGTTGCGCAGAAAAAGCGCGCAAAAGCCGGTCTGAAACGAGAGATGAAACAGGATCAGGCCGCCCACGCTGTTATAGAGCCCGAGTTTGAGCGTGAGGTCGCGCACGGGAATCATCAGCACTTGAATGGGCACGAAATTGCCGGCCACGAAGGTCGCGAACAACGCCGAATTGCCCGGAAAGCGATAGATCGCGAGCGCATAGCCGGCGAGCGCCGCGAGCGCGATCGCGCCCGCCACGGCGGGCAGCGTGATCTGCACGCTGTTCCAGAAGTAATGCAGCATGGGCGAGGTGGTGAGGGCCTCGCGATAGTTGTCGATCAGCGTCAGATGCTTCGGCCAGCCCCAGTAATTGCCCTCGCTGAGCTCTTCGGTCGAGCGCACGGAGGTCACGAGCACGGCGATCATCGGCAGCAGCCAGATCACGAGCGCGACCGGTAGCGAGAGCTTGTACAGGCGACGCGAAGCGGGCTTCCACTTGTCGATGGGAATCGGAAACATGAGCGGCTCCTCGCGGCGGTTCAGTGCTCGCTGCGCAACAGGCGGCGCAGGTGATAGACGATATAGAGCAGCATGATCGCGAACAGCACCACGGCGATCGCCGCCGAATAACCGAGCCGGTAGTACTTCACGGCCTGGTCGTACATGTAGTACGCGAGCACGGTCGAGCTTTCGAACGGTCCGCCGCCCGTCATCACGGCGATCAGGTCGAAGCTGCGCAACGCGCCGATGATGGTGACCACCAC from Paraburkholderia acidisoli carries:
- a CDS encoding FRG domain-containing protein gives rise to the protein MQTTALSDWQQFMDLTTRLDGWAFRGQQNAQWHLESSLTRYMRDYVGDRLQWRAREERAIRVFRRKAHNFLAHPDMLADDLRCLALMQHHGAPTRLLDFTKSPFVAAFFALERATGDAAVYALNTPALWNSRALPRVNPSLTRDVIDPRVRDNFEHYFFSNTNEILWSGEPTEMDDRLVAQSGTFVVPGVIDKPLGAILDGYESNEELLHKIVLPARIRMDAMKWLYRMNITNASLFPGLDGLARSIAVELEIVWSGMATTGQ
- a CDS encoding carbohydrate ABC transporter permease: MFPIPIDKWKPASRRLYKLSLPVALVIWLLPMIAVLVTSVRSTEELSEGNYWGWPKHLTLIDNYREALTTSPMLHYFWNSVQITLPAVAGAIALAALAGYALAIYRFPGNSALFATFVAGNFVPIQVLMIPVRDLTLKLGLYNSVGGLILFHLSFQTGFCALFLRNFIKQLPFELVEAARIEGANEWTVFARIVLPLIRPALAALAILVFTFVWNDYFWALCLTQGDDAAPITVGVAALKGQWTTAWNLVSAGSILAALPSVAMFFAMQKHFVAGLTFGATKG